A single Lemur catta isolate mLemCat1 chromosome 20, mLemCat1.pri, whole genome shotgun sequence DNA region contains:
- the TSNAXIP1 gene encoding translin-associated factor X-interacting protein 1 isoform X5, translating to MASVYPPASVLVARVKSAVVTDSQGTPHPGPSPSVLPGSPPSSGALGSGRGVFLTPPSPRGRWGLVAMATDCTLPQLPWRRVLAVRLPEGHGLPAVAVLQRLVRAEPFQLSISGNLSPWPTYTTSQTILQNVKPCSDDHQKRTSWQQKPFGIGKPRYLEQLENYLRKELLLVELSKDSTQELKLQPYREIFEFFIEDFKTYKPLLSSIKNAYEVMLAHQRERIRALEPLKAKLVTVNEDCNERILAMRAEERHEISMLKKEKMKLLKLIDKKNEEKISLQREVSKLRKSLAEEYLHYLSERDARKILIADLNELRYQREDMSLAQSPGIWGEDPVKLTLALKMTRQDLTRTQMELNTMKANFGDVVPRRDFEMQEKTNKDLQEQLDSLRADYEEVRKEHEMLLQLHMSTLKERDQFFSELQEIQRTSTPRPDWTKCEDVVAGGPERWQMLAEGKNSDQLVDVLLEEIGEGLLREKDFFPGLGYGESVPSFLQFEGPVENKKPTKKDVVNLLKDAWKERLAEEKKEKFQDFFFNFLERRFGPSDAIAWAYTIFENIKLFHSSDVMSQFYAVLMGKEAAS from the exons ATGGCCTCTGTTTATCCCCCTGCCTCCGTTCTGGTAGCTAGGGTCAAATCCGCTGTAGTGACTGACTCTCAGGGCACCCCGCACCCGGGTCCGAGTCCATCAGTGCTACCCGGGTCTCCTCCCAGCTCCGGGGCGCTGGGCTCGGGGCGGGGCGTATTCCTGACCCCGCCCTCACCGCGGGGCCGCTGGGGCCTGGTCGCCATGGCGACGGACTGTACACTACCACAGCTTCCCTGGCGGCGGGTGCTGGCTGTCCGCCTGCCCGAGGGTCATGGCCTCCCAGCAGTCGCGGTGCTACAACGTCTTGTCCGTGCCGAG CCCTTTCAGCTCTCCATCAGTGGGAACCTGTCCCCGTGGCCCACATACACCACTAGCCAGACCATTTTGCAAAATGTAAAACCCTGTTCAGATGACCACCAGAAACGAACAAG CTGGCAGCAGAAGCCCTTTGGCATTGGCAAGCCCAGGTACCTGGAGCAGCTGGAAAACTACCTACGCAAGGAGCTCCTCTTGGTGGAACTCAGCAAAGATTCTACCCAGGAACTGAAGCTGCAG CCTTACAGAGAGATCTTTGAGTTTTTCATAGAGGACTTCAAAACGTACAAGCCATTACTGTCCTCCATCAAGAATGCATACGAGGTGATGTTAG CCCACCAAAGGGAGAGAATTCGGGCTCTGGAGCCCCTGAAGGCCAAGCTTGTCACTGTGAATGAGGACTGCAATGAGAGGATCCTGGCCATGAGGGCTGAGGAGAGACATGAGATCTCCAtgctcaagaaagaaaagatgaagttGCTAAAACTCATCGACAAAAAGAATGAGGAGAAGATCTCATTGCAGAGGGAG GTGAGCAAACTGAGGAAGAGCTTGGCTGAGGAGTACCTGCACTACCTCAGCGAGCGAGATGCCCGCAAGATCCTCATCGCAGATCTGAATGAGCTGCGGTACCAGCGGGAGGACATGTCATTAGCCCAGTCCCCAG GCATCTGGGGGGAGGACCCTGTGAAGTTAACACTGGCTCTGAAGATGACCCGGCAAGACCTGACCCGTACGCAGATGGAACTCAACACCATGAAGGCCAACTTTGGAGATGTGGTACCCAGGAGGGACTTTGAAATGCAGGAGAAGACCAACAAGGATCTTCAGGAGCAG CTGGACAGCCTGAGAGCCGACTACGAAGAGGTCCGCAAGGAGCATGAGATGCTGCTGCAGTTGCACATGAGCACGCTGAAGGAACGAGACCAGTTCTTTTCTGAGCTGCAGGAGATCCAGCGCACCTCCACCCCACGGCCCGACTGGACCAAGTGCGAAG aTGTGGTGGCTGGGGGCCCAGAGCGCTGGCAAATGTTGGCTGAGGGCAAGAACAGTGACCAGCTGGTGGATGTGCTCCTGGAGGAGATTGGCGAGGGGCTGCTCCGGGAGAAAGACTTCTTCCCTGGTCTG GGCTATGGGGAATCTGTCCCCTCTTTCCTTCAGTTTGAAGGCCCTGTGGAGAACAAGAAGCCAACCAAGAAGGATGTGGTAAACCTTCTCAAGGATGCCTGGAAGGAACGTCTCGCAGAAGAAAAG AAAGAGAAGTTCCaagatttcttctttaatttcctggAGCGTCGCTTTGGGCCCAGCGATGCCATAGCCTGGGCTTAcactatttttgaaaatatcaagcTCTTCCACTCCAGCGACGTCATGAGTCAGTTCTATGCAGTGTTGATGGGAAAG GAAGCAGCAAGTTAG
- the TSNAXIP1 gene encoding translin-associated factor X-interacting protein 1 isoform X3, protein MASVYPPASVLVARVKSAVVTDSQGTPHPGPSPSVLPGSPPSSGALGSGRGVFLTPPSPRGRWGLVAMATDCTLPQLPWRRVLAVRLPEGHGLPAVAVLQRLVRAEPFQLSISGNLSPWPTYTTSQTILQNVKPCSDDHQKRTSWQQKPFGIGKPRYLEQLENYLRKELLLVELSKDSTQELKLQPYREIFEFFIEDFKTYKPLLSSIKNAYEVMLAHQRERIRALEPLKAKLVTVNEDCNERILAMRAEERHEISMLKKEKMKLLKLIDKKNEEKISLQREVSKLRKSLAEEYLHYLSERDARKILIADLNELRYQREDMSLAQSPGIWGEDPVKLTLALKMTRQDLTRTQMELNTMKANFGDVVPRRDFEMQEKTNKDLQEQLDSLRADYEEVRKEHEMLLQLHMSTLKERDQFFSELQEIQRTSTPRPDWTKCEDVVAGGPERWQMLAEGKNSDQLVDVLLEEIGEGLLREKDFFPGLGYGESVPSFLQFEGPVENKKPTKKDVVNLLKDAWKERLAEEKKEKFQDFFFNFLERRFGPSDAIAWAYTIFENIKLFHSSDVMSQFYAVLMGKHDPQECLPPQEGRENSGADGGRGLAFQQQQCRLPQLPRVVSGGQGRPE, encoded by the exons ATGGCCTCTGTTTATCCCCCTGCCTCCGTTCTGGTAGCTAGGGTCAAATCCGCTGTAGTGACTGACTCTCAGGGCACCCCGCACCCGGGTCCGAGTCCATCAGTGCTACCCGGGTCTCCTCCCAGCTCCGGGGCGCTGGGCTCGGGGCGGGGCGTATTCCTGACCCCGCCCTCACCGCGGGGCCGCTGGGGCCTGGTCGCCATGGCGACGGACTGTACACTACCACAGCTTCCCTGGCGGCGGGTGCTGGCTGTCCGCCTGCCCGAGGGTCATGGCCTCCCAGCAGTCGCGGTGCTACAACGTCTTGTCCGTGCCGAG CCCTTTCAGCTCTCCATCAGTGGGAACCTGTCCCCGTGGCCCACATACACCACTAGCCAGACCATTTTGCAAAATGTAAAACCCTGTTCAGATGACCACCAGAAACGAACAAG CTGGCAGCAGAAGCCCTTTGGCATTGGCAAGCCCAGGTACCTGGAGCAGCTGGAAAACTACCTACGCAAGGAGCTCCTCTTGGTGGAACTCAGCAAAGATTCTACCCAGGAACTGAAGCTGCAG CCTTACAGAGAGATCTTTGAGTTTTTCATAGAGGACTTCAAAACGTACAAGCCATTACTGTCCTCCATCAAGAATGCATACGAGGTGATGTTAG CCCACCAAAGGGAGAGAATTCGGGCTCTGGAGCCCCTGAAGGCCAAGCTTGTCACTGTGAATGAGGACTGCAATGAGAGGATCCTGGCCATGAGGGCTGAGGAGAGACATGAGATCTCCAtgctcaagaaagaaaagatgaagttGCTAAAACTCATCGACAAAAAGAATGAGGAGAAGATCTCATTGCAGAGGGAG GTGAGCAAACTGAGGAAGAGCTTGGCTGAGGAGTACCTGCACTACCTCAGCGAGCGAGATGCCCGCAAGATCCTCATCGCAGATCTGAATGAGCTGCGGTACCAGCGGGAGGACATGTCATTAGCCCAGTCCCCAG GCATCTGGGGGGAGGACCCTGTGAAGTTAACACTGGCTCTGAAGATGACCCGGCAAGACCTGACCCGTACGCAGATGGAACTCAACACCATGAAGGCCAACTTTGGAGATGTGGTACCCAGGAGGGACTTTGAAATGCAGGAGAAGACCAACAAGGATCTTCAGGAGCAG CTGGACAGCCTGAGAGCCGACTACGAAGAGGTCCGCAAGGAGCATGAGATGCTGCTGCAGTTGCACATGAGCACGCTGAAGGAACGAGACCAGTTCTTTTCTGAGCTGCAGGAGATCCAGCGCACCTCCACCCCACGGCCCGACTGGACCAAGTGCGAAG aTGTGGTGGCTGGGGGCCCAGAGCGCTGGCAAATGTTGGCTGAGGGCAAGAACAGTGACCAGCTGGTGGATGTGCTCCTGGAGGAGATTGGCGAGGGGCTGCTCCGGGAGAAAGACTTCTTCCCTGGTCTG GGCTATGGGGAATCTGTCCCCTCTTTCCTTCAGTTTGAAGGCCCTGTGGAGAACAAGAAGCCAACCAAGAAGGATGTGGTAAACCTTCTCAAGGATGCCTGGAAGGAACGTCTCGCAGAAGAAAAG AAAGAGAAGTTCCaagatttcttctttaatttcctggAGCGTCGCTTTGGGCCCAGCGATGCCATAGCCTGGGCTTAcactatttttgaaaatatcaagcTCTTCCACTCCAGCGACGTCATGAGTCAGTTCTATGCAGTGTTGATGGGAAAG CACGATCCTCAAGAGTGCCTTCCCCctcaagaaggaagagaaaattctgGAGCTGATGGAGGCAGGGGGCTGGCATTCCAGCAGCAACAATGCAGACTTCCTCAACTACCGCGCGTTGTTTCTGGAG GACAAGGAAGGCCGGAGTGA
- the TSNAXIP1 gene encoding translin-associated factor X-interacting protein 1 isoform X1: MASVYPPASVLVARVKSAVVTDSQGTPHPGPSPSVLPGSPPSSGALGSGRGVFLTPPSPRGRWGLVAMATDCTLPQLPWRRVLAVRLPEGHGLPAVAVLQRLVRAEPFQLSISGNLSPWPTYTTSQTILQNVKPCSDDHQKRTSWQQKPFGIGKPRYLEQLENYLRKELLLVELSKDSTQELKLQPYREIFEFFIEDFKTYKPLLSSIKNAYEVMLAHQRERIRALEPLKAKLVTVNEDCNERILAMRAEERHEISMLKKEKMKLLKLIDKKNEEKISLQREVSKLRKSLAEEYLHYLSERDARKILIADLNELRYQREDMSLAQSPGIWGEDPVKLTLALKMTRQDLTRTQMELNTMKANFGDVVPRRDFEMQEKTNKDLQEQLDSLRADYEEVRKEHEMLLQLHMSTLKERDQFFSELQEIQRTSTPRPDWTKCEDVVAGGPERWQMLAEGKNSDQLVDVLLEEIGEGLLREKDFFPGLGYGESVPSFLQFEGPVENKKPTKKDVVNLLKDAWKERLAEEKKEKFQDFFFNFLERRFGPSDAIAWAYTIFENIKLFHSSDVMSQFYAVLMGKRSDSVYVNQKETIAQLLKEMTNTDSQNEGILTMEQFSTILKSAFPLKKEEKILELMEAGGWHSSSNNADFLNYRALFLEDKEGRSEPFVQKLWEQYVEEKNEYLQELKQELGIELYSDVTLPQLRGALMSIDPSLDKQTLNTYISQAFQLPVSELPEEGGEKEEGIVVWLQTALERLQVIDIRRRGPREQEPAS, encoded by the exons ATGGCCTCTGTTTATCCCCCTGCCTCCGTTCTGGTAGCTAGGGTCAAATCCGCTGTAGTGACTGACTCTCAGGGCACCCCGCACCCGGGTCCGAGTCCATCAGTGCTACCCGGGTCTCCTCCCAGCTCCGGGGCGCTGGGCTCGGGGCGGGGCGTATTCCTGACCCCGCCCTCACCGCGGGGCCGCTGGGGCCTGGTCGCCATGGCGACGGACTGTACACTACCACAGCTTCCCTGGCGGCGGGTGCTGGCTGTCCGCCTGCCCGAGGGTCATGGCCTCCCAGCAGTCGCGGTGCTACAACGTCTTGTCCGTGCCGAG CCCTTTCAGCTCTCCATCAGTGGGAACCTGTCCCCGTGGCCCACATACACCACTAGCCAGACCATTTTGCAAAATGTAAAACCCTGTTCAGATGACCACCAGAAACGAACAAG CTGGCAGCAGAAGCCCTTTGGCATTGGCAAGCCCAGGTACCTGGAGCAGCTGGAAAACTACCTACGCAAGGAGCTCCTCTTGGTGGAACTCAGCAAAGATTCTACCCAGGAACTGAAGCTGCAG CCTTACAGAGAGATCTTTGAGTTTTTCATAGAGGACTTCAAAACGTACAAGCCATTACTGTCCTCCATCAAGAATGCATACGAGGTGATGTTAG CCCACCAAAGGGAGAGAATTCGGGCTCTGGAGCCCCTGAAGGCCAAGCTTGTCACTGTGAATGAGGACTGCAATGAGAGGATCCTGGCCATGAGGGCTGAGGAGAGACATGAGATCTCCAtgctcaagaaagaaaagatgaagttGCTAAAACTCATCGACAAAAAGAATGAGGAGAAGATCTCATTGCAGAGGGAG GTGAGCAAACTGAGGAAGAGCTTGGCTGAGGAGTACCTGCACTACCTCAGCGAGCGAGATGCCCGCAAGATCCTCATCGCAGATCTGAATGAGCTGCGGTACCAGCGGGAGGACATGTCATTAGCCCAGTCCCCAG GCATCTGGGGGGAGGACCCTGTGAAGTTAACACTGGCTCTGAAGATGACCCGGCAAGACCTGACCCGTACGCAGATGGAACTCAACACCATGAAGGCCAACTTTGGAGATGTGGTACCCAGGAGGGACTTTGAAATGCAGGAGAAGACCAACAAGGATCTTCAGGAGCAG CTGGACAGCCTGAGAGCCGACTACGAAGAGGTCCGCAAGGAGCATGAGATGCTGCTGCAGTTGCACATGAGCACGCTGAAGGAACGAGACCAGTTCTTTTCTGAGCTGCAGGAGATCCAGCGCACCTCCACCCCACGGCCCGACTGGACCAAGTGCGAAG aTGTGGTGGCTGGGGGCCCAGAGCGCTGGCAAATGTTGGCTGAGGGCAAGAACAGTGACCAGCTGGTGGATGTGCTCCTGGAGGAGATTGGCGAGGGGCTGCTCCGGGAGAAAGACTTCTTCCCTGGTCTG GGCTATGGGGAATCTGTCCCCTCTTTCCTTCAGTTTGAAGGCCCTGTGGAGAACAAGAAGCCAACCAAGAAGGATGTGGTAAACCTTCTCAAGGATGCCTGGAAGGAACGTCTCGCAGAAGAAAAG AAAGAGAAGTTCCaagatttcttctttaatttcctggAGCGTCGCTTTGGGCCCAGCGATGCCATAGCCTGGGCTTAcactatttttgaaaatatcaagcTCTTCCACTCCAGCGACGTCATGAGTCAGTTCTATGCAGTGTTGATGGGAAAG AGAAGTGACAGTGTGTATGTGAACCAGAAGGAGACAATAGCCCAGCTGCTGAAGGAAATGACAAATACTGACAGTCAGAACGAGGGGATACTAACCATGGAGCAGTTCAG CACGATCCTCAAGAGTGCCTTCCCCctcaagaaggaagagaaaattctgGAGCTGATGGAGGCAGGGGGCTGGCATTCCAGCAGCAACAATGCAGACTTCCTCAACTACCGCGCGTTGTTTCTGGAG GACAAGGAAGGCCGGAGTGAGCCCTTTGTGCAAAAGCTATGGGAACAGTATGTGGAGGAGAAGAATGAGTACTTACAGGAGCTAAAGCAGGAGCTGGGCATTGAACT CTACAGTGACGTGACCCTACCCCAGCTACGGGGGGCCCTGATGAGCATCGACCCCAGCCTGGACAAGCAGACTCTGAATACCTATATCAGCCAGGCCTTCCAGCTCCCTGTGTCAGAACTGCCAGAGGAGGGTGGTGAGAAGGAAGAGGGCATTGTGGTATGGCTCCAGACTGCACTGGAACGGCTGCAGGTGATTGACATAAGGCGCAGGGGACCAAGAGAGCAAGAGCCTGCAAGCTAG
- the TSNAXIP1 gene encoding translin-associated factor X-interacting protein 1 isoform X2: protein MASQQSRCYNVLSVPSSRTRPSGVTIDEAFLLEAKSTQKCKLSQKWKTLPFQLSISGNLSPWPTYTTSQTILQNVKPCSDDHQKRTSWQQKPFGIGKPRYLEQLENYLRKELLLVELSKDSTQELKLQPYREIFEFFIEDFKTYKPLLSSIKNAYEVMLAHQRERIRALEPLKAKLVTVNEDCNERILAMRAEERHEISMLKKEKMKLLKLIDKKNEEKISLQREVSKLRKSLAEEYLHYLSERDARKILIADLNELRYQREDMSLAQSPGIWGEDPVKLTLALKMTRQDLTRTQMELNTMKANFGDVVPRRDFEMQEKTNKDLQEQLDSLRADYEEVRKEHEMLLQLHMSTLKERDQFFSELQEIQRTSTPRPDWTKCEDVVAGGPERWQMLAEGKNSDQLVDVLLEEIGEGLLREKDFFPGLGYGESVPSFLQFEGPVENKKPTKKDVVNLLKDAWKERLAEEKKEKFQDFFFNFLERRFGPSDAIAWAYTIFENIKLFHSSDVMSQFYAVLMGKRSDSVYVNQKETIAQLLKEMTNTDSQNEGILTMEQFSTILKSAFPLKKEEKILELMEAGGWHSSSNNADFLNYRALFLEDKEGRSEPFVQKLWEQYVEEKNEYLQELKQELGIELYSDVTLPQLRGALMSIDPSLDKQTLNTYISQAFQLPVSELPEEGGEKEEGIVVWLQTALERLQVIDIRRRGPREQEPAS, encoded by the exons ATGGCCTCCCAGCAGTCGCGGTGCTACAACGTCTTGTCCGTGCCGAG TTCACGGACTCGGCCTTCAGGAGTGACCATAGATGAAGCCTTTCTCCTAGAAGCCAAGAGCACCCAGAAATGCAAGCTTTCTCAGAAATGGAAGACTCTG CCCTTTCAGCTCTCCATCAGTGGGAACCTGTCCCCGTGGCCCACATACACCACTAGCCAGACCATTTTGCAAAATGTAAAACCCTGTTCAGATGACCACCAGAAACGAACAAG CTGGCAGCAGAAGCCCTTTGGCATTGGCAAGCCCAGGTACCTGGAGCAGCTGGAAAACTACCTACGCAAGGAGCTCCTCTTGGTGGAACTCAGCAAAGATTCTACCCAGGAACTGAAGCTGCAG CCTTACAGAGAGATCTTTGAGTTTTTCATAGAGGACTTCAAAACGTACAAGCCATTACTGTCCTCCATCAAGAATGCATACGAGGTGATGTTAG CCCACCAAAGGGAGAGAATTCGGGCTCTGGAGCCCCTGAAGGCCAAGCTTGTCACTGTGAATGAGGACTGCAATGAGAGGATCCTGGCCATGAGGGCTGAGGAGAGACATGAGATCTCCAtgctcaagaaagaaaagatgaagttGCTAAAACTCATCGACAAAAAGAATGAGGAGAAGATCTCATTGCAGAGGGAG GTGAGCAAACTGAGGAAGAGCTTGGCTGAGGAGTACCTGCACTACCTCAGCGAGCGAGATGCCCGCAAGATCCTCATCGCAGATCTGAATGAGCTGCGGTACCAGCGGGAGGACATGTCATTAGCCCAGTCCCCAG GCATCTGGGGGGAGGACCCTGTGAAGTTAACACTGGCTCTGAAGATGACCCGGCAAGACCTGACCCGTACGCAGATGGAACTCAACACCATGAAGGCCAACTTTGGAGATGTGGTACCCAGGAGGGACTTTGAAATGCAGGAGAAGACCAACAAGGATCTTCAGGAGCAG CTGGACAGCCTGAGAGCCGACTACGAAGAGGTCCGCAAGGAGCATGAGATGCTGCTGCAGTTGCACATGAGCACGCTGAAGGAACGAGACCAGTTCTTTTCTGAGCTGCAGGAGATCCAGCGCACCTCCACCCCACGGCCCGACTGGACCAAGTGCGAAG aTGTGGTGGCTGGGGGCCCAGAGCGCTGGCAAATGTTGGCTGAGGGCAAGAACAGTGACCAGCTGGTGGATGTGCTCCTGGAGGAGATTGGCGAGGGGCTGCTCCGGGAGAAAGACTTCTTCCCTGGTCTG GGCTATGGGGAATCTGTCCCCTCTTTCCTTCAGTTTGAAGGCCCTGTGGAGAACAAGAAGCCAACCAAGAAGGATGTGGTAAACCTTCTCAAGGATGCCTGGAAGGAACGTCTCGCAGAAGAAAAG AAAGAGAAGTTCCaagatttcttctttaatttcctggAGCGTCGCTTTGGGCCCAGCGATGCCATAGCCTGGGCTTAcactatttttgaaaatatcaagcTCTTCCACTCCAGCGACGTCATGAGTCAGTTCTATGCAGTGTTGATGGGAAAG AGAAGTGACAGTGTGTATGTGAACCAGAAGGAGACAATAGCCCAGCTGCTGAAGGAAATGACAAATACTGACAGTCAGAACGAGGGGATACTAACCATGGAGCAGTTCAG CACGATCCTCAAGAGTGCCTTCCCCctcaagaaggaagagaaaattctgGAGCTGATGGAGGCAGGGGGCTGGCATTCCAGCAGCAACAATGCAGACTTCCTCAACTACCGCGCGTTGTTTCTGGAG GACAAGGAAGGCCGGAGTGAGCCCTTTGTGCAAAAGCTATGGGAACAGTATGTGGAGGAGAAGAATGAGTACTTACAGGAGCTAAAGCAGGAGCTGGGCATTGAACT CTACAGTGACGTGACCCTACCCCAGCTACGGGGGGCCCTGATGAGCATCGACCCCAGCCTGGACAAGCAGACTCTGAATACCTATATCAGCCAGGCCTTCCAGCTCCCTGTGTCAGAACTGCCAGAGGAGGGTGGTGAGAAGGAAGAGGGCATTGTGGTATGGCTCCAGACTGCACTGGAACGGCTGCAGGTGATTGACATAAGGCGCAGGGGACCAAGAGAGCAAGAGCCTGCAAGCTAG
- the TSNAXIP1 gene encoding translin-associated factor X-interacting protein 1 isoform X4, whose amino-acid sequence MQPYREIFEFFIEDFKTYKPLLSSIKNAYEVMLAHQRERIRALEPLKAKLVTVNEDCNERILAMRAEERHEISMLKKEKMKLLKLIDKKNEEKISLQREVSKLRKSLAEEYLHYLSERDARKILIADLNELRYQREDMSLAQSPGIWGEDPVKLTLALKMTRQDLTRTQMELNTMKANFGDVVPRRDFEMQEKTNKDLQEQLDSLRADYEEVRKEHEMLLQLHMSTLKERDQFFSELQEIQRTSTPRPDWTKCEDVVAGGPERWQMLAEGKNSDQLVDVLLEEIGEGLLREKDFFPGLGYGESVPSFLQFEGPVENKKPTKKDVVNLLKDAWKERLAEEKKEKFQDFFFNFLERRFGPSDAIAWAYTIFENIKLFHSSDVMSQFYAVLMGKRSDSVYVNQKETIAQLLKEMTNTDSQNEGILTMEQFSTILKSAFPLKKEEKILELMEAGGWHSSSNNADFLNYRALFLEDKEGRSEPFVQKLWEQYVEEKNEYLQELKQELGIELYSDVTLPQLRGALMSIDPSLDKQTLNTYISQAFQLPVSELPEEGGEKEEGIVVWLQTALERLQVIDIRRRGPREQEPAS is encoded by the exons ATGCAG CCTTACAGAGAGATCTTTGAGTTTTTCATAGAGGACTTCAAAACGTACAAGCCATTACTGTCCTCCATCAAGAATGCATACGAGGTGATGTTAG CCCACCAAAGGGAGAGAATTCGGGCTCTGGAGCCCCTGAAGGCCAAGCTTGTCACTGTGAATGAGGACTGCAATGAGAGGATCCTGGCCATGAGGGCTGAGGAGAGACATGAGATCTCCAtgctcaagaaagaaaagatgaagttGCTAAAACTCATCGACAAAAAGAATGAGGAGAAGATCTCATTGCAGAGGGAG GTGAGCAAACTGAGGAAGAGCTTGGCTGAGGAGTACCTGCACTACCTCAGCGAGCGAGATGCCCGCAAGATCCTCATCGCAGATCTGAATGAGCTGCGGTACCAGCGGGAGGACATGTCATTAGCCCAGTCCCCAG GCATCTGGGGGGAGGACCCTGTGAAGTTAACACTGGCTCTGAAGATGACCCGGCAAGACCTGACCCGTACGCAGATGGAACTCAACACCATGAAGGCCAACTTTGGAGATGTGGTACCCAGGAGGGACTTTGAAATGCAGGAGAAGACCAACAAGGATCTTCAGGAGCAG CTGGACAGCCTGAGAGCCGACTACGAAGAGGTCCGCAAGGAGCATGAGATGCTGCTGCAGTTGCACATGAGCACGCTGAAGGAACGAGACCAGTTCTTTTCTGAGCTGCAGGAGATCCAGCGCACCTCCACCCCACGGCCCGACTGGACCAAGTGCGAAG aTGTGGTGGCTGGGGGCCCAGAGCGCTGGCAAATGTTGGCTGAGGGCAAGAACAGTGACCAGCTGGTGGATGTGCTCCTGGAGGAGATTGGCGAGGGGCTGCTCCGGGAGAAAGACTTCTTCCCTGGTCTG GGCTATGGGGAATCTGTCCCCTCTTTCCTTCAGTTTGAAGGCCCTGTGGAGAACAAGAAGCCAACCAAGAAGGATGTGGTAAACCTTCTCAAGGATGCCTGGAAGGAACGTCTCGCAGAAGAAAAG AAAGAGAAGTTCCaagatttcttctttaatttcctggAGCGTCGCTTTGGGCCCAGCGATGCCATAGCCTGGGCTTAcactatttttgaaaatatcaagcTCTTCCACTCCAGCGACGTCATGAGTCAGTTCTATGCAGTGTTGATGGGAAAG AGAAGTGACAGTGTGTATGTGAACCAGAAGGAGACAATAGCCCAGCTGCTGAAGGAAATGACAAATACTGACAGTCAGAACGAGGGGATACTAACCATGGAGCAGTTCAG CACGATCCTCAAGAGTGCCTTCCCCctcaagaaggaagagaaaattctgGAGCTGATGGAGGCAGGGGGCTGGCATTCCAGCAGCAACAATGCAGACTTCCTCAACTACCGCGCGTTGTTTCTGGAG GACAAGGAAGGCCGGAGTGAGCCCTTTGTGCAAAAGCTATGGGAACAGTATGTGGAGGAGAAGAATGAGTACTTACAGGAGCTAAAGCAGGAGCTGGGCATTGAACT CTACAGTGACGTGACCCTACCCCAGCTACGGGGGGCCCTGATGAGCATCGACCCCAGCCTGGACAAGCAGACTCTGAATACCTATATCAGCCAGGCCTTCCAGCTCCCTGTGTCAGAACTGCCAGAGGAGGGTGGTGAGAAGGAAGAGGGCATTGTGGTATGGCTCCAGACTGCACTGGAACGGCTGCAGGTGATTGACATAAGGCGCAGGGGACCAAGAGAGCAAGAGCCTGCAAGCTAG